In Candidatus Nitronauta litoralis, one DNA window encodes the following:
- a CDS encoding methyltransferase codes for MSLVLDQNGTGYRFSMEPFLLADFVRPEAGSRCLEVGTGCSIIPLLLLTRQPKLLFRAIEIQESLIQKAQSNLADNNALDRVQLVHADFLEWSLAHLNETFDWVISNPPYRKLNSGRINPDREKALARHEITLTLESLVSRAEKHLNPGGKLCLAYPTERLEEVKQVLVSNGLQPVKVRKVFGNESLPARFFLILAERNLEEANCEEDRFFIYEKNGSYTSAMKSIYESFNYPGRSHRYREE; via the coding sequence GTGAGTTTGGTTCTCGATCAAAATGGGACAGGCTATCGGTTTTCAATGGAGCCTTTTCTTCTGGCAGACTTTGTCAGACCGGAAGCTGGCAGCCGGTGCCTTGAAGTGGGGACGGGCTGTTCCATTATTCCGTTATTACTGCTCACCCGGCAGCCGAAACTTTTGTTCCGTGCTATTGAAATCCAGGAATCCCTGATCCAAAAAGCGCAATCCAATTTAGCAGACAACAATGCACTGGACCGCGTCCAACTGGTGCACGCAGATTTCCTGGAATGGTCCCTGGCACATTTAAATGAAACCTTTGATTGGGTTATCAGTAATCCACCCTATCGAAAACTTAACAGCGGACGTATCAACCCGGATCGGGAAAAAGCACTGGCACGACATGAAATTACCCTGACTCTTGAGTCTCTAGTCTCCCGCGCAGAGAAACACTTAAACCCTGGCGGAAAACTGTGTCTGGCGTATCCCACTGAACGGCTGGAAGAAGTCAAACAGGTACTGGTTTCGAATGGACTCCAACCCGTTAAGGTAAGGAAAGTTTTTGGCAACGAATCTTTGCCCGCACGGTTTTTTCTGATACTAGCTGAACGGAACCTTGAGGAGGCAAACTGCGAGGAAGACCGGTTTTTTATCTATGAGAAAAACGGTTCTTACACCTCAGCAATGAAATCAATCTATGAATCCTTTAATTATCCTGGCCGGTCCCACCGCTACCGGGAAGAGTGA